The following proteins are encoded in a genomic region of Hippoglossus hippoglossus isolate fHipHip1 chromosome 3, fHipHip1.pri, whole genome shotgun sequence:
- the LOC117757134 gene encoding NAD(P) transhydrogenase, mitochondrial-like translates to MSTLLRCISSSSATFLKRGVRHKIPGRRQFRTFPVLWDQNASRGVLYKDVVVGVPKETLQNERRVALSPAGVQALVKQGFNVQVESGAGEESKFSDQQYQEAGATITDVNGALSSDLVLKVRAPSLSEVDLLKPKSTLVSFIYPAQNSELMARLSERQSNVLAMDQVPRVTIAQGYDALSSMANIAGYKAVVLAANNFGRFFTGQITAAGKVPPAKVLVIGGGVAGLAAAGAAKSMGAIVRGFDTRPAALEQFKSFGVEPLEVNIKESGDGVGGYAKEMSKEFIDAEMALFAKQCKEVDIVITTALIPGKRAPILIKKEFVESMKDGSVVVDLAAEAGGNIETIKPGELYVHKGVTHIGYTDLPSRMASQASALYSNNVLKLLKAISPDKEYFHYEPTDQFDYGTIDHVIRGTLVMKEGKNMFPSPLPKTVPPAPIKQKTIIELKAEKAATVSPFNRTMTSAGVYTAGLSTCLALGIISPNAAFTQMVTTFGLAGIVGYHTVWGVTPALHSPLMSVTNAISGLTAVGGLVLMGGGLTPSSLPESLALAAAFVSSINIAGGFLITQKMLDMFKRPTDPPEYNYLYILPGAAFVGGYGASVAAGYSIEQMMYLGSGMCCVGALAGLSTQRTSRLGNTLGMMGVAGGIAATLGALQPSPELLSQMSLAMATGGTLGLTIAKRIEISDLPQLVAAFHSLVGLAAVLTCVAEYMIEFPHLDTHPAAGMVKTVAYLGTYIGGVTFSGSLVAYGKLQGILNSAPLMLPGRHMLNAGLMAASVGGIVPFMLSTSYGTGMGCLMGVSGLSTVMGVTLTAAIGGADMPVVITVLNSYSGWALCAEGFLLENNLMTIVGALIGSSGAILSYIMCVAMNRSLPNVILGGYGTTSTAGGKPMEIVGTHTEVNVDQTIDIIKEANSIIITPGWGLCAAKAQYPIADMVKMLKEQGKSVRFGIHPVAGRMPGQLNVLLAEAGVPYDVVLEMDEINQDFPETDLTLVIGANDTVNSAAQEDPNSIIAGMPVLEVWKSKQVVVMKRTLGVGYAAVDNPIFYKPNTSMLLGDAKKTCDSLQAKIREAFY, encoded by the exons gtgtgcTCTACAAGGACGTGGTGGTGGGCGTCCCTAAGGAGACCTTACAGAATGAGCGGCGCGTGGCGTTGTCGCCTGCCGGCGTGCAGGCGTTGGTCAAACAGGGCTTCAACGTGCAGGTGGAgagtggagctggagaggaatCCAAGTTCTCTGACCAACAGTACCAGGAGGCTGGAGCCACCATTACTGACGTCAACGGAGCCTTAAGCTCAGACTTGGTCCTCAAG GTCCGAGCCCCCAGCCTGAGCGAGGTGGACCTCCTGAAGCCCAAGAGCACCTTGGTGAGCTTCATCTATCCAGCGCAGAACTCAGAGCTGATGGCGAGGCTGTCGGAGAGACAGAGCAACGTGCTGGCCATGGACCAGGTGCCCAGAGTCACCATCGCACAGGGCTACGACGCACTCAGCTCCATGGCAAACATCGCTGG GTACAAAGCTGTGGTTCTGGCTGCCAACAACTTTGGCAGGTTCTTTACTGGTCAGATcacagctgcaggaaaagtcCCCCCGGCTAAG GTCCTGGTTATCGGAGGTGGAGTGGCTGgtttagcagcagcaggtgcagccaAGTCGATGGGAGCCATAGTGAGAGGATTTGACACCAG GCCGGCAGCCCTGGAGCAGTTCAAGTCATTCGGGGTGGAGCCTTTAGAGGTCAACATCAAAGAGTCTGGCGATGGGGTCGGAGGTTACGCCAAAGAAATGTCCAAAGAGTTCATTGATGCTGAGATGGCTCTCTTTGCTAAGCAGTGCAAAGAGGTCGACATTGTCATCACCACTGCACTGATTCCAG GGAAACGAGCTCCCATCCTGATCAAGAAGGAGTTTGTCGAGTCGATGAAGGACGGCTCCGTGGTGGTGGACTTGGCTGCAGAGGCGGGGGGCAACATCGAGACCATTAAGCCTGGTGAGCTGTATGTCCACAAG GGAGTGACACACATCGGTTACACAGACCTGCCCAGTCGCATGGCCTCGCAGGCCAGCGCCCTGTACTCAAACAAcgtcctgaagctgctgaaggcCATCAGCCCCGACAAGGAGTACTTCCACTATGAGCCCACAGACCAGTTTGACTATGGAACAATTGACCATGTCATCCGTGGGACTCTCGTTATGAAG GAAGGCAAGAACATGTTCCCATCCCCGCTGCCCAAAACAGTCCCCCCAGcaccaataaaacaaaaaaccatCATCGAGTTGAAGGCTGAGAAAGCGGCAACGGTTTCCCCTTTCAACCGCACCATGACCTCGGCTGGCGTCTACACTGCAG GTCTCTCCACCTGCCTGGCTCTGGGCATCATATCCCCCAACGCAGCTTTCACTCAGATGGTCACAACCTTCGGCTTAGCTGGGATTGTGGGATACCACACTGTGTGGGGTGTGACCCCCGCTCTGCACTCCCCCCTCATGTCTGTCACCAACGCCATCTCAG GTCTGACGGCAGTAGGTGGTCTGGTGCTGATGGGCGGAGGTCTCACCCCCTCCTCATTGCCCGAGAGTCTGGCTCTGGCTGCTGCCTTTGTTTCTTCCATCAACATTGCTG gtgGTTTTCTGATCACCCAGAAGATGTTGGACATGTTCAAGCGTCCCACGGATCCTCCTGAGTACAACTACCTGTACATCCTGCCTGGAGCTGCGTTTGTGGGCGGATACGGAGCTTCGGTGGCAGCTGGATACAGCATCGAGCAG ATGATGTACCTGGGCTCAGGCATGTGCTGTGTCGGGGCGCTGGCCGGCCTCTCTACTCAGCGCACCAGTCGCCTGGGCAACACCCTGGGCATGATGGGAGTGGCCGGGGGCATCGCTGCCACACTCGGGGCCCTCCAGCCGTCGCCAGAGCTGCTGTCTCAGATGTCTCTGGCCATGGCCACTGGAGGAACCCTCG GTCTGACCATCGCCAAGCGCATTGAAATCTCCGACCTGCCGCAGCTTGTGGCGGCCTTCCACAGCCTCGTGGGGCTGGCAGCCGTTCTCACCTGCGTCGCCGAGTACATGATCGAGTTCCCCCACCTGGACACTCACCCAGCCGCTGGCATGGTCAAAACCGTGGCCTATCTGGGCACCTACATCGGAGGCGTCACCTTCAGTGGGTCACTGGTGGCCTACGGCAAGCTCCAAG GCATCCTGAACTCCGCCCCCCTGATGCTGCCAGGACGACACATGTTGAACGCCGGTCTGATGGCGGCGTCGGTCGGAGGCATCGTGCCGTTCATGCTCAGCACCAGCTATGGTACAGGCATGGGCTGTCTGATGGGCGTGTCGGGGCTTTCCACTGTTATG GGTGTGACTCTGACAGCAGCCATCGGGGGTGCCGACATGCCCGTGGTCATCACCGTGCTGAACAGCTACTCTGGCTGGGCTCTGTGCGCTGAAGGTTTCCTCCTGGAAAACAACCTGATGACGATCGTCggagctctgattggctcctccGGTGCCATCCTCTCCTACATTATGTGTGTG GCTATGAACCGCTCCCTGCCCAATGTGATCCTGGGCGGGTACGGCACCACGTCCACAGCTGGCGGTAAACCCATGGAGATTGTCGGCACTCACACTGAGGTCAACGTGGACCAGACCATTGACATAATCAAAGAGGCcaacagcatcatcatcacaccaG GCTGGGGTCTGTGTGCAGCCAAAGCTCAGTACCCGATCGCAGACATGGTGAAAATGCTGAAGGAGCAGGGAAAGAGCGTCAG GTTTGGTATCCACCCAGTTGCCGGCCGTATGCCCGGCCAGCTGAACGTCCTCCTGGCCGAGGCCGGTGTTCCCTATGATGTGGTCCTGGAGATGGATGAGATCAACCAAGATTTCCCTg AAACAGACCTGACACTGGTCATCGGAGCCAACGACACGGTGAACTCTGCAGCACAAGAAGATCCCAACTCTATCATTGCTGGCATGCCCGTCCTGGAGGTGTGGAAGTCCAAAcag GTGGTTGTGATGAAGCGCACGTTGGGCGTGGGCTACGCCGCGGTAGATAACCCCATTTTCTACAAGCCCAACACATCCATGTTGCTGGGAGATGCCAAGAAGACCTGTGACAGCCTGCAAGCCAAGATCAGAGAGGCCTTCTACTAG
- the dtwd1 gene encoding DTW domain-containing protein 1, translating to MSSLDPDQHLQLGCRDKTTVSSDSSDTHEPAKPPLHGLKLASHAVLEKAQQRGRLKCSKCGGSRMFFCYTCCSLLGVSLQEIPSIKLPVKIDIIKHPNETDGKSTAIHAKILAQSDVTIYTYPCIPEYEKDKVVLVFPGPGAVSVQDMMQCLRDRSDSRSHDPYEPCIKRLKSEEVQGATHAAESAGTPDEAEGSESRVYPLQRVVFIDSTWNQTNKICTDERLQDLLQVELRARKTCFWRHQKGKPDTYLSTIEAIYYFLKDFHEHCVAREYKGEYDNLLFFYSYLHSVVNKAKISAGKC from the exons ATGAGCAGCCTGGATCCGGACCAGCATCTCCAGCTCGGTTGCCGTGACAAAACAACAGTCTCCAGCGATTCATCAGACACTCATGAGCCGGCCAAGCCGCCTCTCCACGGTCTAAAATTGGCTTCACATGCAGTGCTGGAGAAAGCTCAGCAGAGGGGCAGGTTGAAATGCTCTAAATGTGGAGGATCAAGGATGTTTTTCTGCTACACATGCTGCTCGTTACTGGGTGTCAGCCTGCAAGAAATCCCCTCAATCAAG CTTCCAGTGAAGATAGACATCATCAAGCATCCAAATGAGACAGATGGCAAGAGCACAGCGATCCACGCCAAGATCCTCGCACAGAGCGACGTCACCATATACACGTACCCCTGCATACCTGAGTATGAAAAGGACAAG GTGGTGCTGGTGTTCCCTGGTCCAGGGGCTGTCTCGGTCCAAGACATGATGCAGTGTTTGCGTGACAGGTCTGACAGCAGGTCACATGACCCCTATGAACCCTGcatcaagaggctgaaaagTGAGGAAGTTCAAGGCGCCACACACGCTGCGGAGAGCGCGGGGACCCCAGACGAAGCAGAGGGCTCCGAGTCACGGGTGTATCCCCTACAGAGGGTGGTCTTCATTGACAGCACATGGAACCAGACCAACAAGATCTGCACCGATGAGAGACTGCAAG ATTTGCTCCAGGTCGAGCTCAGGGCGAGGAAAACATGTTTCTGGCGCCATCAGAAGGGCAAACCAGACACCTACCTGTCTACTATTGAGGCTATTTATTATTTCCTCAAAGACTTCCACGAGCACTGCGTTGCTCGGGAGTATAAAGGAGAATATGACAACCTTCTGTTCTTCTACTCCTACTTGCACTCAGTCGTCAACAAAGCCAAGATTTCTGCTGGAAAGTGCTGA
- the fgf7 gene encoding fibroblast growth factor 7 codes for MRKWMLTWNLQNPFSGLYLHAIFLLGSVRVVYSDCTPEQLAAIMNCSKHERHTRNYDYMEGGDVRIRQLFSRTQWFLTIDDRGNITGTQDATDCNSILEIRTVSEGGVLAIKGVKSQLYICMTKAGVLQGEDTYNETCNFKEVFLENYFNAYSSAKWTKNSKEMFIALSQKGRPMRGKKTRRKHIASHFIPMKCREEERRVD; via the exons ATGCGCAAATGGATGCTGACATGGAACCTTCAAAATCCGTTCTCGGGACTGTACTTGCATGCAATCTTCCTGTTGGGCAGCGTGCGTGTGGTCTACAGTGACTGCACTCCAGAGCAACTTGCCGCCATCATGAACTGCTCCAAACACGAGCGCCACACCAGGAACTACGACTacatggagggaggagatgtgCGCATCCGTCAGCTGTTCAGCCGCACACAGTGGTTCCTGACAATCGACGACAGAGGCAACATCACTGGGACTCAAGATGCCACCGACTGCAACA GTATCCTGGAGATCAGGACCGTGTCCGAAGGCGGCGTACTGGCCATCAAAGGTGTGAAGAGTCAGCTCTACATTTGTATGACGAAGGCTGGAGTGCTGCAAGGCGAG GATACCTACAATGAAACCTGCAACTTCAAAGAGGTCTTCCTAGAAAACTACTTCAACGCTTACTCCTCTGCAAAGTggacaaaaaacagcaaagaaatGTTCATAGCGCTGTCTCAGAAGGGAAGGCCGATGCGAgggaagaagacgaggaggaagcaCATAGCATCTCACTTCATCCCTATGAAATGCAGGGAGGAAGAGCGGAGGGTGGACTGA